A region of Jonquetella anthropi DSM 22815 DNA encodes the following proteins:
- a CDS encoding peptidylprolyl isomerase — translation MTTAEKGKKIRVHYTGTLDDGTVFDSSKVDGREPLEFVVGAGQMIPGFDRGVEGMAVGETRTLKLDPADAYGEYRSDMVFRVARNRLPKGYSPKVGDRLLVGHAPAKIASVDEASVELDANHELAGKRLNFEVTLVEVL, via the coding sequence ATGACCACAGCCGAGAAGGGCAAAAAAATCCGAGTTCATTACACCGGCACGCTGGACGACGGGACGGTTTTCGACTCGTCAAAGGTTGACGGGCGCGAGCCGCTGGAGTTCGTCGTGGGAGCCGGCCAGATGATCCCGGGGTTCGACCGGGGCGTCGAGGGCATGGCCGTGGGCGAGACGAGAACGCTGAAGCTGGATCCGGCCGACGCGTACGGGGAGTACCGAAGCGATATGGTGTTCCGGGTGGCTCGGAACAGGTTGCCGAAAGGGTACTCGCCGAAGGTCGGAGACCGCCTGTTGGTGGGACACGCGCCGGCGAAGATTGCCAGCGTCGACGAGGCGTCTGTGGAGCTGGACGCGAACCACGAATTGGCGGGCAAGCGGCTGAACTTTGAAGTCACTCTGGTAGAAGTCCTCTGA
- a CDS encoding ABC-F family ATP-binding cassette domain-containing protein has product MIQVVDLCLTLPGGRRLFDGLNWQVPDGARTALVGANGVGKTTLLRTIVGQVSADSGEIRISPSGATVGYLPQDLAELPPIPLMEYLKERTGLTEAADRLKDAEARMGASAGPDDLNRHARLQAQYERLGGYEFESMAAKTLGGLGFRPGDAGKRCSDFSGGWKMRISLAALLLCRPDHMLLDEPTNHLDTESMEWLESWLSGYDGTMVAISHDRFFMDKIVTSVAHLENGRLTCTRGNFSDYLAISEAQAELLAKQAKRQRAEMEHLQSYVERFRYKASKATQAQSRIKRLEQMEPVQTVQKERTVSMRFPDCRQSGRVVLKAENLAKEYDEPVFSGLTFEILRGEKVALVGVNGAGKSTLSRLLAGVEKPSGGSVTLGHGVEAAYFSQSSSENLCYENTVWQEAVSQSPDWTQGQRHGLLGCFLFGPDDLEKRVAVLSGGEKSRLALAKILMKPSNFLILDEPTNHLDMATRELFQQAVLAYSGTLLIVSHDRYFLNLLADRVLEIRDHRLFDYQGNYSWYIAARERQMAAAEASSPAESAADRNDRRARRREEGERRNEIYRRKKEYAAQLAELEKDIAADEALIAELDGQLCDPSVIASGTKLESAMIGRAQAVSRLEERMSRWESLMEIIGAIEAGKDPAQEERQ; this is encoded by the coding sequence ATGATTCAAGTTGTTGATCTGTGCCTGACCCTGCCGGGCGGCCGGCGTCTTTTTGACGGGCTGAACTGGCAGGTGCCCGACGGGGCCCGAACGGCTCTGGTGGGCGCCAACGGGGTCGGCAAGACGACGCTGCTGCGGACGATTGTGGGGCAGGTGTCCGCCGATTCGGGCGAGATTCGGATATCTCCGTCCGGCGCGACGGTCGGATACCTGCCGCAGGATTTGGCCGAGCTGCCGCCGATTCCTCTGATGGAGTACCTGAAAGAACGAACCGGCCTGACCGAGGCCGCCGACCGGCTGAAGGACGCCGAGGCCCGAATGGGCGCGTCCGCTGGGCCGGACGACCTGAACCGGCACGCCAGACTGCAGGCCCAGTACGAACGGCTGGGCGGATATGAGTTTGAGAGCATGGCCGCCAAGACATTAGGCGGCCTTGGTTTTCGTCCCGGCGACGCGGGAAAGAGGTGCTCGGACTTTTCCGGCGGCTGGAAGATGAGAATATCGCTGGCGGCGCTCCTTCTCTGCCGGCCGGATCACATGCTGCTTGACGAGCCGACAAACCACCTGGACACCGAGAGCATGGAATGGCTCGAGAGCTGGCTGTCAGGCTATGACGGCACGATGGTGGCCATTTCGCACGACCGGTTTTTTATGGACAAGATCGTCACGTCGGTGGCTCACTTGGAAAACGGCCGGCTGACCTGCACGAGAGGAAACTTTTCCGATTACTTAGCCATATCGGAGGCTCAGGCAGAACTTCTCGCCAAGCAGGCGAAACGGCAGCGCGCCGAGATGGAGCACCTGCAGTCCTACGTGGAGCGGTTTCGGTACAAGGCCAGCAAGGCGACGCAGGCGCAAAGCCGAATCAAGCGGCTGGAGCAGATGGAGCCCGTCCAGACGGTTCAGAAGGAACGGACGGTCTCAATGCGCTTTCCAGACTGCCGCCAGTCCGGGCGGGTCGTCCTGAAGGCGGAGAACTTGGCGAAAGAGTACGACGAGCCGGTTTTCTCCGGCCTGACGTTTGAAATTCTGCGGGGCGAAAAAGTAGCGCTGGTGGGCGTCAACGGCGCGGGCAAGTCCACGCTGTCGCGGCTGCTGGCCGGCGTCGAAAAGCCGAGCGGCGGTTCCGTCACGCTGGGGCACGGGGTGGAAGCGGCGTACTTTTCTCAGTCGTCGTCGGAGAACCTGTGCTACGAGAACACGGTCTGGCAGGAGGCCGTCTCCCAGTCGCCGGACTGGACTCAGGGCCAGAGGCACGGGCTGCTGGGCTGTTTCCTGTTCGGCCCGGACGACTTGGAAAAGCGCGTCGCCGTCCTTTCCGGCGGCGAGAAGTCCCGGCTGGCTCTGGCAAAAATCCTGATGAAGCCGTCCAACTTCCTGATTCTGGACGAGCCGACCAACCACTTGGACATGGCGACCCGAGAGCTTTTTCAGCAGGCGGTCTTGGCGTATTCGGGCACGCTGCTCATCGTGTCCCACGACCGGTACTTTTTAAACCTGCTGGCCGATCGGGTGCTCGAGATCCGAGATCATCGGCTGTTCGACTATCAGGGGAACTACAGCTGGTACATCGCCGCGCGGGAGCGGCAGATGGCCGCGGCCGAAGCCTCGTCCCCGGCGGAGAGCGCGGCGGATCGAAACGACCGGCGGGCCCGCCGCCGAGAGGAAGGCGAGCGGCGAAACGAGATTTACCGGCGGAAGAAAGAGTACGCGGCCCAGCTGGCCGAACTGGAAAAGGACATTGCCGCCGACGAGGCATTGATTGCCGAACTCGACGGGCAGCTGTGCGATCCGTCGGTCATCGCCAGCGGGACGAAGCTGGAAAGCGCGATGATCGGCAGGGCGCAGGCCGTTTCGAGATTGGAAGAGCGGATGAGCCGATGGGAGTCCCTGATGGAGATCATCGGGGCGATAGAGGCCGGAAAGGATCCGGCGCAGGAGGAAAGGCAATGA
- a CDS encoding D-serine ammonia-lyase: MTAGSERFSVQLVKEAQPVRWLAPRRLPMEAAVSACGQPTDVPLRAAEDFRRWAPLLAALFPSMAGGAVESPVVRCEGEAGLWLKMDCCLPVTGSVKTRGGFYEVLRHAERAALESGLVAGTALELAGAEARAVFSSRRLAVGSTGNLGLSVGSIGAALGFQTTVHMSRDAKAWKKELLRRRGAEVVEHDGPYSQAVAQGRAACQGDPMAHFVDDENSPLLFAGYSAAGPETARQLAAEGIAFSADRPLNVFLPCGVGGAPAGVAFGLACALGSGVRFWLVEPVQFPCVLAGLLTGAPFPVTDWGLGGQTEADGLAVGTASALALRVLEPLVYGALTVRNENMIDWSRRLRRRGVKAEPSAAAALAGWEAAGRPTPALAWLTGGSLVPSDVFDQILGVS; encoded by the coding sequence GTGACCGCCGGGTCGGAGCGTTTCAGCGTCCAGCTCGTCAAAGAGGCCCAGCCGGTTCGGTGGCTCGCGCCGCGTCGTCTGCCGATGGAAGCGGCCGTTTCAGCCTGTGGTCAGCCGACGGACGTGCCCCTTCGGGCCGCCGAGGATTTCAGGCGGTGGGCGCCCTTGCTGGCCGCCCTTTTCCCGTCAATGGCCGGCGGCGCGGTCGAGTCGCCGGTCGTCCGCTGTGAGGGCGAAGCCGGACTTTGGCTGAAAATGGACTGTTGTCTGCCGGTCACCGGCTCGGTGAAGACCCGCGGCGGCTTTTACGAGGTCCTGCGGCACGCCGAGCGGGCCGCGCTTGAATCGGGCTTGGTCGCCGGGACGGCTCTTGAGCTGGCCGGCGCCGAGGCGCGGGCGGTTTTCTCGTCGCGGCGTCTCGCTGTGGGCTCGACCGGCAACTTAGGACTGAGCGTCGGCTCGATTGGCGCGGCGTTGGGCTTTCAGACGACCGTCCACATGTCCCGGGACGCCAAGGCGTGGAAAAAAGAACTCCTTCGACGCCGGGGCGCGGAAGTGGTGGAACACGACGGCCCGTACAGCCAAGCGGTCGCCCAAGGAAGGGCAGCCTGTCAGGGCGACCCGATGGCCCACTTTGTGGACGACGAGAACTCGCCGCTTCTTTTTGCCGGCTACAGCGCGGCCGGGCCGGAAACAGCCCGACAGCTGGCCGCTGAAGGAATAGCGTTCAGCGCGGATCGTCCGCTGAACGTCTTTTTGCCCTGCGGCGTGGGCGGCGCTCCTGCCGGCGTCGCGTTCGGGCTGGCCTGTGCCCTTGGTTCGGGCGTCAGGTTCTGGCTCGTCGAGCCGGTTCAGTTCCCCTGCGTTTTGGCGGGGCTTCTGACCGGCGCTCCGTTCCCAGTGACCGACTGGGGGCTGGGCGGCCAGACCGAAGCTGACGGTCTGGCGGTGGGAACGGCCTCCGCTCTGGCGCTTCGCGTGTTGGAGCCGTTAGTCTACGGCGCTTTGACGGTTAGGAACGAGAACATGATCGACTGGTCCCGGCGGCTGAGACGGCGGGGAGTTAAAGCCGAGCCGTCAGCCGCGGCGGCGCTGGCCGGCTGGGAGGCCGCTGGGCGGCCGACGCCGGCCTTGGCGTGGCTGACCGGCGGTTCGCTGGTTCCTTCTGACGTGTTTGACCAAATCTTGGGCGTCAGTTAG